From Pseudarthrobacter equi, a single genomic window includes:
- a CDS encoding tripartite tricarboxylate transporter permease, whose translation MDFLNPVINGFSVVLEPMNLLYCLVGVVIGMLIGVLPGLGPAATIAILLPLTYGVEPVTAIIMLAGIFYGAQYGGTITSVLLRLPGEASSVVTVFDGYQMARQGKAGTALGLAAIGSFIGGTAAIIGLTFLAPLVAGFALDFGPPEYSALAMLGILLVATISGGSKAKALIAASVGLLLATVGRDIFTGESRFTFGSIQLADGIDFVPIAMGIFGLGEILYNLEERHRAAKAPSKVSNVWPSKAELKHASGAIGRGSVLGFFLGILPGGGATIASMASYAMEKKRAKQPERFGKGAPEGVAGPETANNAAATSSFIPLLTLGIPANATMALMFGALLIQGVTPGPQLVEQEPELFWGVVNSMYIGNILLLIMSLPLVGIFVRILRVRAAILAPITALITLLGAYTINNSMFDVTLVVVFGVVGYLMKKFGFEPGPLVLAFVLGELLESSLRRSLLVFDGDPTGFFTRPISATLLAVFVLVALMPGIRSLIAKRKGTTAASAPAGDGTNNDGANNIKEKV comes from the coding sequence GTGGATTTTCTTAATCCTGTGATTAACGGTTTCTCGGTCGTCCTGGAACCGATGAACCTCCTGTACTGCCTGGTCGGCGTCGTCATCGGCATGCTGATCGGCGTACTCCCCGGCCTGGGACCGGCCGCCACCATCGCCATCCTGCTGCCTCTGACCTACGGTGTTGAGCCGGTGACGGCAATCATCATGCTCGCGGGCATCTTCTACGGGGCCCAGTACGGGGGCACCATCACGTCGGTGCTGCTGCGGCTCCCCGGCGAAGCATCATCAGTGGTCACCGTTTTTGACGGTTACCAGATGGCCCGGCAGGGCAAGGCCGGAACCGCTTTGGGCCTGGCCGCGATCGGTTCGTTCATCGGCGGCACGGCAGCCATCATCGGCCTGACCTTCCTGGCGCCCCTGGTGGCAGGCTTCGCCCTGGACTTCGGACCGCCCGAGTATTCCGCGCTGGCCATGCTGGGCATCCTGCTCGTGGCAACCATCAGCGGCGGGTCCAAAGCCAAAGCGCTGATCGCGGCGTCGGTGGGCCTCTTGCTGGCCACCGTGGGCCGGGACATCTTCACCGGCGAGAGCCGTTTCACCTTCGGCAGCATCCAGCTGGCGGACGGCATCGACTTCGTGCCGATCGCCATGGGCATCTTCGGCCTCGGCGAGATCCTCTACAACCTGGAGGAGCGGCACCGCGCCGCCAAAGCGCCGTCGAAGGTTTCCAACGTCTGGCCCTCGAAAGCAGAACTGAAGCACGCCTCCGGGGCCATCGGCCGCGGCTCCGTGCTCGGGTTCTTCCTCGGCATCCTTCCCGGCGGCGGCGCCACCATCGCCTCCATGGCCTCGTACGCCATGGAAAAGAAGCGCGCCAAGCAGCCCGAACGCTTCGGTAAGGGTGCGCCCGAGGGCGTGGCCGGCCCCGAAACAGCGAACAACGCGGCAGCAACGTCGTCGTTCATTCCGCTGCTGACCCTGGGCATCCCCGCCAACGCCACCATGGCCCTGATGTTCGGCGCGCTGCTGATCCAAGGCGTCACCCCGGGCCCGCAGCTCGTGGAGCAGGAACCGGAGCTGTTCTGGGGAGTGGTGAACTCGATGTACATCGGCAACATCCTGCTCCTGATCATGAGCCTGCCGCTGGTGGGAATCTTCGTGCGGATCCTGCGTGTCCGCGCCGCCATCCTCGCCCCGATCACCGCGCTGATCACTCTGCTGGGCGCCTACACCATCAACAACAGCATGTTCGATGTGACGCTCGTGGTGGTCTTCGGCGTGGTGGGCTACCTGATGAAGAAGTTCGGCTTCGAACCCGGCCCGCTGGTCCTGGCATTCGTCCTGGGCGAGCTGCTGGAAAGCTCCCTCCGCCGCTCGCTCCTGGTGTTCGATGGCGACCCCACCGGGTTCTTCACCCGGCCCATCTCGGCCACCCTGCTGGCGGTCTTCGTCCTGGTGGCACTGATGCCGGGCATCCGCAGCCTAATCGCCAAGCGCAAGGGCACGACGGCGGCATCCGCCCCGGCCGGAGACGGCACCAACAACGACGGTGCCAACAACATCAAGGAGAAGGTATGA
- the pstC gene encoding phosphate ABC transporter permease subunit PstC, which yields MTATSLTSTQGAGRTGDKIFSGAALAAGCLILAVLFGVALFLVVQAIPALTAPAAEIQGGAGFFAYIWPIVIGTLIAAVIALVIATPIAIGVALFISHFAPRGLAAGLGYVVDLLAAIPSVVYGAWGATFLAREISPAYNWLADNMGWLPIFQGPASATGKTILTAGIVLSVMVLPIITSLSREIFLQTPKLHEEAALALGATRWEMIKMSVLPFARPGIISAVMLGLGRALGETMAVALVLSSGALTASLIQSGNQTIAAEIALNFPEASGLKVSTLIAAGLVLFVITLAVNMIARWIITRHKEFSGAN from the coding sequence ATGACCGCCACCTCCCTGACCAGCACCCAGGGCGCCGGCCGCACCGGGGACAAAATCTTCTCGGGCGCCGCGCTCGCCGCCGGCTGCCTCATCCTTGCCGTCCTGTTCGGCGTCGCGCTCTTCCTGGTGGTCCAGGCCATCCCGGCGCTCACTGCACCCGCCGCCGAAATCCAGGGCGGGGCAGGCTTCTTCGCCTACATCTGGCCCATCGTGATCGGCACGCTGATCGCCGCCGTCATCGCCCTGGTGATCGCCACGCCCATCGCCATCGGCGTTGCACTGTTCATCTCGCACTTCGCCCCCCGCGGCCTGGCCGCCGGCCTGGGATACGTGGTTGACCTGCTGGCCGCCATCCCGTCGGTGGTTTACGGTGCCTGGGGCGCAACATTCCTGGCCCGGGAGATCTCCCCGGCCTACAACTGGCTGGCGGACAACATGGGCTGGCTGCCCATCTTCCAGGGACCCGCCTCGGCCACCGGCAAGACCATCCTGACGGCGGGCATCGTCCTGTCCGTGATGGTGCTGCCCATCATCACCTCGCTGTCCCGCGAGATCTTCCTGCAGACCCCCAAACTGCACGAGGAAGCCGCGCTGGCCCTCGGCGCCACCCGCTGGGAAATGATCAAGATGTCCGTCCTGCCCTTCGCCCGGCCCGGCATCATCAGCGCCGTCATGCTCGGCCTTGGGCGTGCGCTCGGTGAAACCATGGCCGTGGCCCTGGTGCTGTCCTCCGGCGCGCTGACCGCCAGCCTGATCCAGTCCGGCAACCAGACCATCGCCGCTGAGATCGCCCTGAACTTCCCGGAGGCCAGCGGCCTGAAGGTGAGCACGCTGATTGCCGCAGGCCTGGTCCTGTTCGTCATCACCCTGGCCGTCAACATGATTGCGCGCTGGATCATCACCCGGCACAAAGAATTCTCGGGAGCCAACTAA
- a CDS encoding FUSC family protein, with protein MAPAAGLSASRHFLHGRFRTGLIRSRNSLVPAIQMTVCAVGAYAFAEYVLGHSGPLFAATSSLIALGFSREPRLRRVLEVGLGCTIGIAVGDLLLHWLGSGIWQAAVVLLFSILLARFLDSGNIFTTQLALQSLLVVLLPAPSGGPFTRSIDAVVGGLCALLVTILMPKDPRREPRKDVQNLLHELAEVLRECAEALAHSDSTKAWHALVRGRNCQPLVDGMRHSLRASNEVARLAPAYRRHRDELDRLKESLDFIDLALRNSRVFARRLTSAINHAALSDEATENIAEVLQETAAAIEELSLGLAESHDGVRRAHLRTARNDLSEIALRLHPKLLEVQRLEGETVVMLFRPLMVDLLEATGMDAQEARDVLPTL; from the coding sequence ATGGCCCCCGCAGCAGGACTTTCAGCAAGCAGGCACTTCCTGCACGGCCGCTTCCGCACCGGGCTGATCCGGAGCCGCAATTCCCTGGTTCCGGCCATCCAGATGACGGTCTGCGCCGTGGGCGCCTACGCGTTCGCCGAGTACGTGCTGGGGCACTCCGGGCCGCTGTTCGCCGCCACATCGTCACTGATTGCACTGGGGTTCTCGCGGGAGCCGCGGCTGCGCCGGGTCCTGGAGGTGGGGCTGGGCTGCACCATCGGCATCGCGGTGGGCGACCTGCTCCTGCACTGGCTGGGCAGCGGAATCTGGCAGGCCGCCGTCGTGCTCCTTTTCTCCATCCTGCTGGCCCGCTTCCTGGACAGCGGCAATATCTTCACCACCCAACTGGCCCTGCAGTCGCTGCTGGTGGTGCTGCTGCCGGCGCCGTCCGGCGGGCCGTTCACCCGCAGTATTGACGCCGTGGTGGGCGGATTGTGCGCCCTGCTGGTGACCATCCTGATGCCGAAGGATCCCCGACGGGAGCCCCGGAAGGACGTCCAGAACCTGCTCCACGAACTGGCAGAGGTGCTGCGCGAGTGCGCGGAGGCATTGGCGCACAGCGACTCCACCAAGGCATGGCACGCCCTGGTCCGCGGCCGGAACTGCCAGCCGCTGGTGGACGGGATGCGGCACTCGCTGCGGGCCTCCAATGAGGTTGCCCGCCTGGCGCCCGCCTACCGCAGGCACCGGGACGAGCTGGACCGGCTCAAGGAATCCCTGGACTTCATCGACCTGGCATTGCGCAACAGCCGGGTGTTCGCGCGGCGGCTCACCAGCGCCATCAACCATGCGGCGCTCTCCGACGAAGCCACCGAAAACATCGCCGAAGTGCTGCAGGAGACCGCTGCCGCGATCGAGGAGCTGTCGCTGGGCCTCGCGGAATCGCATGACGGCGTCCGGCGCGCCCACCTGCGCACGGCCCGGAACGACCTCAGCGAGATCGCCCTCCGGCTGCACCCGAAGCTGCTCGAGGTGCAGCGGCTGGAGGGCGAAACAGTGGTGATGCTGTTCCGGCCGCTGATGGTGGATCTGCTCGAAGCCACGGGCATGGACGCCCAGGAGGCCCGGGACGTGCTGCCGACGCTGTAG
- the radA gene encoding DNA repair protein RadA, with translation MATKTSRASKAPAYKCAECGWTTVKWVGRCGECQAWGTVEETGTAVARTTAATTVVEPARRIAEVDATTAAFLPTGVAELDRVLGGGLVPGAVILLAGEPGVGKSTLLLDVAAKFARTAQDVLYVTGEESAAQVKLRAERIDAVAESLYLSAETDLGQALGQVEKIEPRLLIVDSVQTLSSADVDGSAGGVSQVREVAASIIAAAKRRNMTTLLVGHVTKDGSIAGPRLLEHLVDVVCQFEGERHSRLRLLRAVKNRYGPTDDVGCFDLNENGIEGLTDPSGLFVSRTKEPVSGTCITVTMEGRRPLLAEVQSLLAESPNSQPRRATSGLDSSRVSMLLAVLQQRAGTQLHKDDSYVATVGGVKLSEPATDLAVALAVASAKARKPLPVRLIAFGEVGLAGEVRPVPGINQRIQEAHRLGFTHAVVPASHTGPGPVPAGFSVREVEHLTEALSLLIG, from the coding sequence ATGGCAACAAAGACTTCCCGGGCTTCCAAGGCGCCCGCGTACAAATGCGCCGAGTGCGGCTGGACCACCGTCAAGTGGGTGGGGCGCTGCGGCGAGTGCCAGGCGTGGGGCACCGTTGAGGAAACGGGCACCGCTGTTGCACGTACGACGGCGGCCACCACCGTTGTGGAGCCGGCCCGGCGGATTGCCGAGGTGGACGCCACCACGGCGGCTTTCCTGCCCACGGGCGTGGCCGAGCTGGACCGGGTGCTGGGCGGCGGCCTGGTCCCGGGCGCTGTGATCCTGCTGGCCGGCGAACCCGGCGTGGGGAAATCCACCCTGCTGCTGGACGTGGCCGCGAAGTTCGCCCGGACGGCCCAGGATGTCCTGTACGTGACCGGCGAGGAATCCGCTGCACAGGTGAAGCTGCGCGCGGAACGGATCGACGCCGTCGCCGAATCCCTCTACTTGTCTGCGGAAACGGACCTTGGCCAGGCGCTGGGCCAGGTGGAAAAGATTGAACCGCGGCTCCTGATCGTGGACTCTGTGCAGACCCTCAGCAGCGCCGATGTGGACGGCAGCGCCGGTGGCGTCTCCCAGGTCCGCGAGGTGGCCGCCTCCATCATCGCCGCGGCCAAGCGCCGCAACATGACCACCCTTCTGGTGGGCCACGTGACCAAGGACGGGTCCATCGCCGGGCCCCGCCTGCTGGAGCACCTGGTGGATGTCGTCTGCCAGTTCGAGGGTGAGCGGCACTCCCGGCTGCGGCTGCTCCGGGCCGTCAAGAACCGTTACGGGCCCACGGATGACGTCGGCTGTTTCGACCTGAACGAGAACGGTATTGAGGGGCTCACCGATCCCAGCGGGCTGTTCGTCAGCCGCACCAAGGAGCCGGTGTCCGGCACCTGCATCACCGTGACCATGGAAGGGCGCCGTCCGCTGCTTGCCGAGGTGCAGTCGCTGCTGGCCGAAAGCCCCAACTCCCAGCCGCGCCGCGCCACCAGCGGCCTGGACAGCTCACGGGTGTCCATGCTCCTGGCCGTGCTGCAGCAACGTGCCGGAACCCAGCTGCACAAGGATGATTCCTACGTGGCAACGGTGGGCGGCGTGAAGCTCAGCGAGCCGGCCACTGACCTGGCCGTTGCCCTGGCCGTGGCCTCGGCGAAGGCCCGCAAGCCTCTGCCGGTCCGGCTCATCGCCTTCGGCGAGGTGGGCCTGGCCGGTGAGGTCCGGCCGGTTCCCGGCATCAACCAGCGGATCCAGGAAGCCCACCGGCTGGGATTCACCCATGCGGTGGTCCCGGCCAGCCACACAGGGCCAGGCCCGGTTCCGGCCGGTTTCTCCGTTCGCGAAGTGGAGCACCTGACCGAGGCGCTGAGCCTGCTGATCGGCTGA
- a CDS encoding tripartite tricarboxylate transporter substrate binding protein, translating into MKHFPTRRAILGTASAVTLLALTACGGNVGGGAAAGNSSKFPSGPVTLTVGQAAGGSTDLIARALAEGATKTLGSPMPVVNKPGANGALATKEVAGKTADGQELVLLTASLITITPLAVSADEAVNIDDLDIIAGLSQDDYVLVASQQSGFKSFKDVTNAGRNVTFGTTGVGTGSQLAQTVLFKQANVKGTDVPFDSGKPALTAVLGNQVELATIQLGEAMAQIEAGKVSPLLVFSEERNSFLPDVPSAKEAGYDVPVAQYRAVAAPKGTPQEVKDKLLASFQDTFKTDAYKEFNKKNLLTPKELSGAEVVTEWKGYAEKYKELVEKYDISLGGKK; encoded by the coding sequence ATGAAGCACTTCCCCACCCGCCGCGCGATCCTCGGCACTGCGTCGGCTGTCACGCTGCTGGCCCTGACGGCATGCGGCGGCAACGTTGGCGGCGGCGCCGCTGCCGGCAACTCGTCCAAGTTCCCCAGCGGTCCGGTCACGCTCACCGTCGGCCAGGCGGCCGGCGGCAGCACCGACCTCATCGCCCGCGCCCTGGCTGAAGGGGCTACCAAGACCCTCGGTTCGCCCATGCCGGTGGTCAACAAGCCCGGCGCCAACGGAGCCCTCGCCACCAAGGAAGTGGCAGGCAAGACCGCAGACGGCCAGGAGCTGGTACTGCTCACTGCATCGCTGATCACCATCACCCCGCTGGCCGTCAGCGCCGACGAAGCCGTAAACATCGATGACCTGGACATCATTGCCGGGCTGTCGCAGGACGACTACGTCCTCGTGGCCAGCCAGCAGTCAGGTTTCAAGAGCTTCAAGGATGTCACCAACGCCGGCCGCAACGTCACGTTCGGCACCACGGGCGTGGGCACCGGCAGCCAGCTGGCCCAGACCGTCCTGTTCAAGCAGGCCAACGTGAAGGGCACCGATGTTCCCTTCGACAGCGGCAAGCCCGCACTCACGGCCGTCCTGGGCAACCAGGTTGAACTGGCCACCATCCAGCTGGGCGAGGCCATGGCGCAGATCGAAGCCGGCAAGGTTTCCCCGCTGCTCGTCTTCTCCGAAGAGCGCAACAGCTTCCTGCCGGACGTGCCGTCAGCCAAGGAAGCCGGCTACGACGTCCCGGTGGCCCAGTACCGTGCGGTGGCAGCGCCCAAGGGCACCCCGCAGGAGGTCAAGGACAAGCTCCTGGCATCCTTCCAGGACACCTTCAAGACCGACGCCTACAAAGAGTTCAACAAGAAGAACCTGTTGACGCCCAAAGAGCTCAGCGGCGCGGAAGTTGTCACTGAGTGGAAGGGCTACGCCGAGAAGTACAAGGAGCTGGTGGAAAAGTACGACATCAGCCTCGGCGGGAAAAAGTAA
- the pstS gene encoding phosphate ABC transporter substrate-binding protein PstS codes for MKALRFGRHAAIAVIAAGALALTACGSDNATGTTPAGNQTSSGPKVTGTLTGIGASSTGAAMDAWKAGFASANQGATVQYSPDGSGAGRKAIIDGSAQFAGSDAYLKDEELASSQTVCGPDGAINIPVYISPIAVAFNIPNVTELKLDATTVAKIFRGQITKWNDPAIAALNEGVSLPDLKVTPVNRSDDSGTTTNFTDYLASAAPEVWTDKSSGVWPASLQGENAKGTSGVVKTVTDTPGAVTYADDSAVGGKLGTASIKVGEEFVKISADAAAKAVEAGKPVDGRSANDVSIKLDRKTTAAGAYPVVLVSYHVVCSAYDKQETVDLVKAFENYVVSDAGQQAAADSAKSAPLSSSLAEKAQKAIDSIKVKS; via the coding sequence GTGAAGGCACTCCGCTTCGGCCGCCACGCGGCTATCGCTGTTATCGCAGCCGGCGCACTCGCGCTTACCGCCTGCGGTTCAGACAACGCCACGGGCACCACGCCTGCCGGCAACCAGACTTCCTCCGGCCCCAAGGTCACGGGCACCCTCACCGGCATCGGCGCCTCCTCCACCGGCGCAGCCATGGACGCGTGGAAGGCAGGCTTCGCCTCCGCCAACCAGGGCGCCACTGTGCAGTACTCCCCGGACGGCTCCGGCGCAGGCCGCAAGGCCATCATCGACGGCTCGGCACAGTTCGCCGGCTCCGACGCGTACCTCAAGGATGAGGAGCTCGCAAGCTCCCAGACCGTCTGCGGCCCGGACGGCGCCATCAACATCCCGGTCTACATCTCGCCCATCGCCGTTGCGTTCAACATCCCCAACGTCACCGAGCTGAAGCTGGACGCCACCACGGTTGCCAAGATCTTCCGCGGCCAGATCACCAAATGGAACGATCCCGCCATCGCCGCCCTGAACGAGGGCGTCAGCCTGCCGGACCTGAAGGTCACCCCGGTGAACCGCTCTGACGATTCCGGCACCACCACCAACTTCACCGACTACCTGGCCTCCGCTGCCCCCGAGGTCTGGACGGACAAGTCCTCCGGAGTCTGGCCCGCCAGCCTCCAGGGCGAGAACGCCAAGGGCACCTCCGGTGTGGTCAAGACCGTCACCGACACCCCCGGCGCCGTGACCTACGCTGACGACTCCGCCGTGGGTGGCAAGCTCGGCACCGCCTCCATCAAGGTGGGCGAGGAGTTCGTCAAGATCTCCGCCGACGCCGCCGCCAAGGCTGTTGAAGCCGGCAAGCCCGTTGACGGCCGCTCCGCCAATGACGTGTCCATCAAGCTGGACCGCAAGACCACCGCTGCCGGCGCCTACCCGGTGGTGCTGGTTTCCTACCACGTGGTCTGCAGCGCCTACGACAAGCAGGAGACCGTTGACCTGGTCAAGGCCTTCGAGAACTACGTAGTCTCCGACGCAGGCCAGCAGGCCGCCGCCGACTCCGCGAAGTCCGCCCCGCTGTCCTCCTCCCTCGCGGAGAAGGCCCAGAAGGCCATTGACTCCATCAAGGTCAAGTCCTAG
- a CDS encoding universal stress protein, with translation MSIIVGFVPTPAGEAALTAGIAEAQLRNQELFIVNSARQGALVDKSVAPEDVLAEAAARATAAGIKATVIQPPYQHDLADEFLDVAREVDASLIVIGLRHRTQVGKFILGSHAQQILMQADRPVLAVKADGGNF, from the coding sequence ATGAGCATCATCGTCGGGTTCGTCCCCACACCTGCCGGGGAGGCTGCCCTCACCGCAGGCATCGCCGAGGCGCAACTGCGGAACCAGGAACTGTTCATCGTGAACTCGGCCCGCCAGGGTGCGCTGGTGGACAAGTCCGTCGCACCCGAGGACGTGCTGGCGGAGGCCGCTGCCCGGGCTACGGCCGCGGGCATCAAGGCAACAGTCATCCAGCCGCCGTACCAGCATGACCTCGCTGACGAATTCCTGGACGTTGCCCGGGAGGTGGATGCCTCGCTCATCGTCATCGGACTGCGGCACCGCACCCAGGTGGGCAAGTTCATCCTGGGCAGCCACGCGCAGCAGATCCTGATGCAGGCCGACCGTCCCGTGCTGGCCGTCAAGGCCGACGGCGGAAACTTCTAG
- a CDS encoding NUDIX domain-containing protein, producing the protein MPVRSAGLLLYRRGADGPGSNPDVHVWIAHMGGPFWARKDTHAWSIPKGEYGDAEDPLAAALREFAEEMGVPAPAAEYRLLGEFRQSSGKIITVFTAEQDFRPESIVSNTFPLEWPKGSGRIQHFPEIDDARWFPVPAARDKLVKGQIPVLDALLKELGEAG; encoded by the coding sequence ATGCCGGTTCGAAGCGCAGGACTCCTGCTGTACCGGCGGGGCGCTGACGGTCCCGGCTCAAATCCGGACGTTCACGTGTGGATCGCCCACATGGGCGGACCGTTCTGGGCCCGGAAGGACACCCATGCCTGGTCCATTCCCAAGGGTGAGTACGGTGACGCCGAGGACCCGCTCGCAGCGGCCCTGCGGGAATTCGCCGAGGAGATGGGCGTCCCCGCTCCCGCCGCCGAGTACCGGCTGCTGGGTGAGTTCCGGCAATCGAGCGGCAAGATCATTACCGTGTTCACGGCGGAACAGGATTTCCGGCCCGAAAGTATTGTCAGCAACACGTTTCCGCTCGAATGGCCCAAGGGGTCCGGACGTATCCAGCACTTTCCCGAGATCGACGACGCCCGCTGGTTTCCGGTACCCGCCGCACGGGACAAACTCGTCAAAGGCCAGATTCCTGTCCTGGACGCCCTGCTGAAGGAGCTCGGCGAGGCCGGATGA
- the pstB gene encoding phosphate ABC transporter ATP-binding protein PstB, which produces MSKRIDVKDLNVYYGDFLAVEDVSINIEAKSVTAFIGPSGCGKSTFLRTLNRMHEVIPGARVEGEVLLDGDNLYGNGVDPVTVRSQIGMVFQRPNPFPTMSIRDNVLAGVKLNNKKISKGEADVLVERSLKGANLWNEVKDRLDKPGSGLSGGQQQRLCIARAIAVEPQVILMDEPCSALDPISTLAIEDLINELKDQYTVVIVTHNMQQAARVSDKTAFFNIAGTGKPGKLIEFGDTHTIFSNPVEKATEDYVSGRFG; this is translated from the coding sequence ATGTCTAAGCGCATCGACGTCAAGGACCTGAACGTTTACTACGGCGACTTCCTCGCCGTGGAGGACGTCAGCATCAACATCGAGGCCAAGTCCGTCACCGCGTTCATCGGCCCGTCCGGTTGCGGCAAGTCCACGTTCCTGCGGACCCTGAACCGCATGCACGAGGTCATCCCCGGCGCCCGCGTGGAGGGCGAGGTCCTCCTCGACGGAGACAACCTGTACGGCAACGGAGTGGACCCCGTGACGGTCCGTTCACAGATCGGCATGGTGTTCCAGCGTCCCAACCCGTTCCCCACCATGTCCATCCGGGACAACGTGCTGGCCGGCGTGAAGCTGAACAACAAGAAGATCTCCAAAGGTGAGGCCGACGTCCTGGTGGAACGCTCGCTGAAGGGCGCCAACCTGTGGAACGAGGTCAAGGACCGCCTGGACAAGCCCGGCTCCGGCCTCTCCGGCGGCCAGCAGCAGCGCCTCTGCATCGCCCGTGCCATCGCCGTGGAGCCGCAGGTGATCCTGATGGACGAGCCCTGCTCCGCCCTGGACCCCATCTCCACGCTGGCAATTGAGGACCTCATCAATGAGCTCAAGGACCAGTACACGGTGGTGATCGTGACCCACAACATGCAGCAGGCCGCGCGCGTCTCTGACAAGACCGCGTTCTTCAACATCGCCGGTACCGGCAAGCCCGGCAAGCTGATCGAGTTTGGCGACACCCACACCATCTTCAGCAACCCCGTGGAGAAGGCCACCGAGGATTACGTCTCCGGCCGCTTCGGGTAA
- a CDS encoding tripartite tricarboxylate transporter TctB family protein: METTPAVSAGRDGSTAVTPGGDASDAPNELPEALTPEQLAAQWEEEKPPAAGPLANAASSLVVLGVGIGALVLSVAMGLGTLSAPQPGLWPFMASCVMVALGLFQLILGRHNRDAEKFTRMSFAPLIGLATLATMVALMPVIGFEIPALVLCVIWMKFLGGETWRSTILVSVLVVVAFYAIFILALGTSIPHLF, translated from the coding sequence ATGGAGACAACTCCAGCAGTATCCGCCGGGCGTGACGGCAGCACCGCCGTCACGCCCGGCGGTGACGCCAGTGACGCCCCCAACGAACTGCCCGAAGCCCTGACCCCGGAGCAGCTCGCCGCGCAATGGGAAGAGGAGAAGCCTCCCGCTGCCGGGCCACTGGCCAACGCCGCGTCCTCCCTGGTGGTGCTCGGCGTCGGCATCGGCGCCCTGGTCCTCTCGGTGGCCATGGGCCTGGGAACCCTGTCCGCGCCGCAGCCCGGCCTGTGGCCCTTCATGGCCAGCTGCGTGATGGTGGCGCTCGGGCTCTTCCAGCTGATCCTGGGCCGGCACAACCGGGACGCCGAGAAATTCACCCGGATGTCGTTCGCCCCGCTGATTGGCCTGGCCACCCTCGCCACGATGGTTGCACTGATGCCGGTGATCGGCTTCGAAATCCCCGCCCTGGTCCTGTGCGTCATCTGGATGAAATTCCTCGGCGGCGAAACCTGGCGCTCAACCATCCTGGTCAGTGTCCTGGTGGTGGTTGCGTTCTACGCGATCTTCATCCTGGCCCTGGGCACCTCCATTCCCCACCTCTTCTAG
- the pstA gene encoding phosphate ABC transporter permease PstA, whose product MTSTLTPVRSKRSALTKGQLPKYAPYIVLAAALVVGAAILALIGFNAFGWGLVSALLFAVGLVSWSAAVEGSRKAKDRLATCLVVGSFLVALLPLVSVIWTVLVNGVPGLLNPGFLSSSMNGVTGVYDNKAVEEGAPVLGGIYHALLGTVQITLLATVISVPVGLLTAIYLVEYGNDGRLARAITFFVDVMTGIPSIVAGLFAAAFFFAVVGPGTKTGAVAAVALSVLMIPVVVRSSEEMLKIVPNELREAAYALGVRKWRTILKVVIPTAISGIASGVTLAIARVIGETAPILVTAGFATSINGNVFGGWMASLPTFIYTQILNPTSPANPDPSSERAWGAALVLIILVMILNLAARLIARIFAPKTGR is encoded by the coding sequence ATGACCTCCACGCTTACCCCGGTGCGCAGCAAGCGCTCAGCACTGACCAAGGGCCAGCTGCCCAAGTACGCCCCTTACATCGTCCTGGCCGCCGCCCTGGTCGTGGGCGCCGCCATCCTGGCGCTCATTGGCTTCAACGCCTTCGGGTGGGGCCTCGTCTCGGCGCTGCTGTTCGCCGTCGGGCTCGTGTCCTGGAGCGCCGCCGTGGAAGGGTCCCGCAAGGCCAAGGACCGGCTGGCCACCTGCCTGGTGGTGGGTTCCTTCCTCGTGGCGCTGCTCCCGCTCGTCTCCGTGATCTGGACCGTGCTGGTCAACGGCGTGCCCGGGCTCCTGAACCCCGGCTTCCTGAGCAGCTCCATGAACGGCGTCACCGGCGTCTACGACAACAAGGCCGTTGAAGAGGGCGCCCCCGTCCTCGGTGGCATCTACCACGCGCTCCTGGGCACCGTGCAGATCACCCTCCTGGCCACCGTCATTTCCGTGCCCGTGGGCCTGCTGACCGCCATCTACCTGGTGGAGTACGGCAACGACGGCCGCCTGGCCCGGGCCATCACCTTCTTCGTGGACGTCATGACCGGCATCCCGTCCATCGTGGCCGGCCTCTTCGCAGCGGCCTTCTTCTTCGCCGTGGTTGGCCCGGGAACCAAGACCGGCGCGGTGGCCGCCGTCGCGCTGTCCGTCCTCATGATTCCCGTGGTGGTCCGCTCCAGCGAGGAAATGCTGAAGATCGTCCCCAACGAACTTCGCGAGGCCGCTTACGCCCTGGGCGTGCGGAAATGGCGGACCATCCTCAAGGTGGTCATCCCGACGGCGATCTCCGGCATTGCGTCCGGCGTCACCCTGGCCATCGCCCGGGTGATCGGCGAGACAGCTCCCATCCTGGTCACCGCAGGGTTTGCCACCAGCATCAACGGCAACGTCTTTGGCGGCTGGATGGCCTCTCTTCCCACCTTTATCTACACCCAGATCCTCAACCCCACCTCGCCCGCCAACCCGGACCCGTCGTCCGAGCGGGCCTGGGGTGCGGCGCTGGTACTGATCATCCTGGTGATGATCCTCAACCTCGCCGCACGGCTGATCGCCAGGATCTTCGCCCCCAAGACGGGCCGCTGA